A stretch of DNA from Butyricicoccus intestinisimiae:
TCCTTCTGTACTCTGCGCCGCGTGCATCGTCACAGACACCGTGACGGGCACGGTGCGCCATGCTTGTCCGCTCAGCCGTCCGATGCCCAGCGCATCACAATCCGCCTGTTTGAGCCGCTCTATCACGCGTGTGCATTGCTCCTGTGCGACCCGCGCCGCGCGGCGTACCTGCTCATCGGTCTTACACGCGGCATCCGCGGACACCTGAATCTCACAGGTATCCTCCGCAACGCTGCGCCGGACACGTATCGCGCGGAGCACAAGCGGCTCTCCGTCATCATACAGCACCGCTTGCTCCCCGCTGTGCAGCAGCAGCGACAGCACCGCTGTCTGTTCTCGGTTCAGCCATCCGCTGCATGTCTCACCAGAGAACAGCGCACATCCGTCCAGCTGCACCTGTTTTCCCGCCAGAGAAACCGCCGGAAGCACCGGATCTATCCCCTGTGTTTCCAACGCATTGTACACGCGGTACAGCGGCACATCCGGCACTTGCGACTGTTGTATCGCATACGACAAACTATCCCCCACGGAAAATCCGACCGGCTCTCCGCCAATGGACTGACAGGCAAAGATATCCGCCGCGCGGCTTTCTCGCACAGCGCACACGCGCACGGACGGCCGCACCGCACTGTCCGCATGTAATTCCTGCACGCAGGAACCAATCCCTCCCGACAGCACGGTATCGTCCAAAAACAGCACGCGCGCATGACTCCAATACAGCTGGACATCCAAACCCGCACCCGTGTCATCAATCGCCTGTTCCATTGTCTGCGCCGCACCGGATACCTGCTTGGATGCGGGCACAGCCGTGTCTGCATCGGGCAGAGCAAGCTCTGCCGTCAATTGATATTGCTGTCCCTCCCGCGAGATCGTCCCAGCCGTGACGGCGGACAGATCGCCTGCATCTTTCCAACTGCATCCACACAGCAGCAGACACAGCAGCAAAGCCGCGCCCGCGCGTCTCATCGGCGCACCCCGCGCCATCCCGCAAGAAACCGATGCTCCGGCTTCATTGCAAACCATGGAAATCGGAGCAGTACATCGCGCCGGCTGTGCTTTTCCGCCGCGAGCACATTGGTCAGATACGGCACGCCAAACGAGGACAGGCGGCACAGGTGCGCCAAAATCAAGCAGCCGCCGAACAGCACGCCATACAACCCCAACAGCGCCGCACACACCAGCAGAAAAAAACGCAGCAACAGCGTTGCCGTGCGCAGCTTGGGAACAATCAGTGCGGTCACGCCGGAAAACGCGATGATAATGACCATCGGTGCCGACACAAACCGCGCATCGACGGCAGCTTGTCCGAGCACAAGACCGCCGACAATCGAGAGCGCTTGTCCAATCGTATCCGGTGTGCGTGTACCTGCTTCTTTTAATATCTCAAACACTGCCAGCGTGCCGACCGCTTCGGCAAATGTCGAAAACGGCACGCCCTGCCGCGCGGCAGAAATGGAAAACAGCAGGCGCGTCGGCAGCATTTCCTGCTGCCAAGTCAGCAGCGCGACATAAATCGCCGGAAGCGTCAGTGTCAGCACAAATCCCAGCACGCGCAGCCAGCGCGTCAAATTGGTATACAAAAACGAGATATAATAATCATCGTTTGCCTGAAAGGTCTCCTGTAAGATGTGCGGCGCGGTCAGCACAACCGGCGTGCCGTCCACGACAATGGC
This window harbors:
- a CDS encoding Ger(x)C family spore germination protein is translated as MRRAGAALLLCLLLCGCSWKDAGDLSAVTAGTISREGQQYQLTAELALPDADTAVPASKQVSGAAQTMEQAIDDTGAGLDVQLYWSHARVLFLDDTVLSGGIGSCVQELHADSAVRPSVRVCAVRESRAADIFACQSIGGEPVGFSVGDSLSYAIQQSQVPDVPLYRVYNALETQGIDPVLPAVSLAGKQVQLDGCALFSGETCSGWLNREQTAVLSLLLHSGEQAVLYDDGEPLVLRAIRVRRSVAEDTCEIQVSADAACKTDEQVRRAARVAQEQCTRVIERLKQADCDALGIGRLSGQAWRTVPVTVSVTMHAAQSTEGGNQ